Proteins from one Streptomyces sp. NBC_00289 genomic window:
- a CDS encoding transposase: MPAPYPLELPERAVRMYRAAEPKPVIRCIAEKLGLHHEALRGWIRQAEANTGEQDDLLATEEKEKLAQLRREVRELLWANEVLRTKSCWRMPQPSTITGPSPKPW, translated from the coding sequence ATGCCTGCCCCGTACCCGCTGGAGTTGCCTGAGCGTGCGGTGCGGATGTACCGCGCTGCCGAGCCGAAGCCGGTCATCCGCTGTATAGCCGAAAAACTCGGCTTGCATCACGAGGCCTTGCGCGGCTGGATCCGGCAGGCCGAGGCCAACACCGGTGAGCAGGACGACCTGCTCGCCACCGAGGAAAAGGAGAAACTCGCCCAGCTGCGGCGCGAGGTGAGGGAACTGCTCTGGGCGAATGAAGTCCTGCGGACGAAGTCGTGCTGGCGTATGCCGCAGCCGAGTACGATTACCGGCCCGTCTCCGAAGCCATGGTGA
- a CDS encoding MFS transporter codes for MTSIQPSPVQATDRLPRSYWQLWTLSLLTALGGFIVLFLTPYLTESLGHSPVFAGLAITCFGAGTLAAPLGGILADRFGPRPIMLTAQLPSAAALLALGHVRHPWLIVTCAGLAGLTTSTARAARTAMITNIVPAAQRLKAFSYTYWATNIGYGVAPLATGVLIDHHSAWLFTGSAAITAACALFGYRIPQGHPPPMPDAAAAASAVHRPAQPGQAAPPDPSALPRRSPAAWRCGSLPYALIGSFLVCLLFKQASVTLPVSLQADGLSSTVYGTTLAVNGVLIIALQVPLTRWLTGKNENRILAVAGALVGLGFGLTALADTASTYTLTVVVWTVGEMLYTPAFATLTARLTPDGRHGYYQGIAASTTSAAGLIAPATAGLALTAVGLIPWWGLCTALGALSAVLFLKASQRSAHSSSLTQTAE; via the coding sequence GTGACGTCGATCCAGCCCTCACCCGTCCAAGCAACGGACCGGCTGCCACGCTCCTACTGGCAGCTGTGGACCCTATCCCTGCTCACCGCCCTGGGCGGCTTCATCGTCCTATTCCTCACGCCCTACCTCACCGAAAGCCTCGGTCACAGCCCCGTCTTCGCCGGCCTGGCTATCACCTGCTTCGGCGCTGGCACCCTCGCCGCGCCCCTGGGTGGCATCCTCGCCGACCGCTTCGGCCCCCGCCCCATAATGTTGACTGCCCAACTACCCAGCGCCGCAGCCCTGCTGGCCCTCGGCCACGTCCGTCACCCTTGGCTCATCGTCACCTGCGCGGGCCTGGCTGGGCTCACCACCAGCACCGCCCGTGCCGCCCGCACCGCGATGATCACCAACATCGTGCCTGCCGCCCAGCGTCTGAAAGCCTTCTCCTACACCTACTGGGCCACCAATATCGGCTACGGCGTGGCCCCCCTCGCCACCGGCGTCCTCATCGACCACCACAGCGCCTGGCTCTTCACCGGCAGCGCTGCCATCACCGCCGCCTGCGCCCTGTTCGGCTACCGGATCCCACAAGGCCACCCTCCCCCCATGCCCGACGCCGCAGCTGCGGCGTCGGCCGTCCACAGGCCAGCGCAACCTGGCCAAGCAGCGCCTCCCGACCCAAGTGCCCTCCCGCGCCGGTCTCCTGCGGCCTGGCGCTGCGGGAGTCTGCCGTATGCGCTCATCGGCTCCTTCCTGGTGTGCCTGCTGTTCAAGCAGGCTTCCGTGACCCTCCCGGTCTCCCTGCAGGCCGACGGCCTGAGCAGCACCGTCTACGGCACCACCCTGGCCGTCAACGGTGTGCTCATCATCGCCCTGCAAGTCCCCTTGACCCGCTGGCTGACCGGAAAGAACGAAAACCGCATCCTCGCTGTCGCCGGCGCACTAGTAGGTCTCGGCTTCGGACTCACCGCCCTGGCCGACACGGCTTCGACCTACACCCTCACCGTCGTGGTGTGGACGGTGGGCGAAATGCTTTATACCCCCGCCTTCGCGACCCTCACCGCCAGATTGACCCCTGACGGCCGCCACGGCTACTACCAGGGCATCGCCGCCTCCACTACCTCGGCAGCTGGCCTCATCGCCCCGGCCACCGCCGGACTGGCTCTCACCGCCGTCGGCCTCATCCCCTGGTGGGGCCTCTGCACCGCCCTGGGCGCCCTCAGCGCTGTTCTGTTCCTCAAAGCCAGCCAGCGATCCGCCCACTCCAGCAGTCTTACCCAGACCGCCGAATGA
- a CDS encoding transposase: protein MRAQDNGRKRHVVVDTLGQLLGVMVTAADTGGRAAARVLLEEVADAHHRLALIWADGGYTGPPVEYCLTAFALVLAIVKRSDDMRGFVVLPKRWIVERLFAHLMRTRRLARDYERRTTSAEAVIYWSMILLMTRRLARPRSARG from the coding sequence GTGCGGGCTCAAGATAACGGGCGCAAGCGGCACGTCGTGGTCGACACGCTCGGCCAGCTGCTGGGGGTGATGGTCACCGCCGCGGACACTGGCGGCCGCGCCGCCGCCCGGGTGCTGCTGGAAGAGGTGGCCGACGCGCACCACCGGCTCGCCCTCATCTGGGCCGACGGCGGCTACACCGGCCCCCCCGTCGAGTACTGCCTCACCGCGTTCGCCCTGGTCCTGGCGATCGTCAAGCGCAGCGACGACATGCGCGGCTTCGTGGTGCTGCCCAAGCGGTGGATCGTCGAGCGCCTCTTCGCCCACCTGATGCGCACCCGCCGCCTGGCACGCGACTACGAACGCCGCACCACCAGCGCCGAAGCGGTGATCTACTGGTCGATGATCCTGCTCATGACCCGCCGCCTGGCCCGGCCACGGTCTGCGCGAGGGTGA
- a CDS encoding site-specific integrase: MRVQRVLAPGSTTESWTLLGDDLRPVDPVESFLAYLTAIERSPNTVKAYAHDLKDWWYYLDGRELDWKSVDLEAAGSFVAWLRLPPLARSGTVAVLPTVEYHCTASSVNRKLSRSARSTSSTPAAASRSPTCW; encoded by the coding sequence ATGCGCGTACAGAGGGTGCTGGCACCCGGGTCGACGACGGAATCGTGGACGCTGCTGGGGGATGATCTGCGACCGGTCGATCCGGTCGAGTCGTTCCTGGCCTACCTGACGGCGATCGAGCGGTCGCCGAACACCGTCAAGGCGTACGCCCACGACCTGAAGGACTGGTGGTACTACCTCGACGGTCGTGAACTGGACTGGAAATCAGTGGACTTGGAGGCAGCGGGCTCCTTTGTGGCCTGGCTTCGGCTGCCGCCCCTAGCCCGGAGCGGGACGGTGGCGGTGCTGCCGACGGTCGAGTACCACTGCACGGCTTCCAGCGTGAACCGCAAACTCTCGCGGTCAGCACGTTCTACGAGTTCCACGCCCGCAGCGGCATCGAGGTCGCCGACCTGCTGGTGA
- a CDS encoding tyrosine-type recombinase/integrase: MQHIASGKPERTRTIKLKTGRKHPRVLTAAQVQKILDSCEHLRDRLLFALLLDTGVRIGEALGLRHDDIAIAERHVTVVPRQNDNRARAKAGRSRSIPASAELMRLYSDCLHREYGALDSDYVFVNLFAEPHGRPWGYPAVYDLVRRLRKATGIAFEPHPYRHTYATWLLRRGAGMETVKECHSRTSRPVNQPAASSVRTFPPRRHRDGRAA; this comes from the coding sequence TTGCAGCACATCGCCTCCGGCAAGCCCGAGCGGACCCGGACGATCAAACTCAAGACCGGACGGAAGCACCCCCGCGTCCTGACTGCCGCCCAGGTCCAGAAGATCCTGGACTCCTGCGAACACCTGCGGGACCGGCTGCTGTTCGCCCTGCTGCTGGACACTGGGGTCCGCATCGGTGAGGCCCTCGGCCTGCGGCACGACGACATCGCGATCGCCGAACGGCATGTGACCGTGGTGCCGCGGCAGAACGACAACCGGGCCCGCGCGAAGGCCGGCCGGTCCCGCAGCATTCCGGCGAGCGCGGAGCTGATGCGTCTGTACTCGGACTGCTTGCACCGCGAGTACGGCGCCCTGGATTCCGACTACGTCTTCGTGAACCTCTTCGCCGAACCCCACGGCCGCCCCTGGGGCTATCCGGCCGTCTATGACCTGGTCAGACGGCTCCGGAAGGCCACCGGGATCGCTTTTGAACCCCACCCATACCGCCACACCTACGCCACCTGGCTGCTTCGCCGCGGGGCCGGGATGGAGACGGTGAAGGAGTGTCACAGCCGGACCTCCCGGCCGGTGAACCAGCCTGCGGCCTCCAGCGTCCGCACCTTCCCGCCGAGAAGGCATCGGGACGGACGAGCTGCTTGA
- a CDS encoding tyrosine-type recombinase/integrase yields MPIDEELEAAIREQQRRMLDRWPDGTVCLFPRQRANVSGNLPLADGTYRRMLGRWLETCEVRDEHGRPVHLTPHQWRHTFACRLINRDVPQEVVRVLLDHDSHKMTSHYAKITDQTVRRHWEQATKVNIKGERVVLDPDGPLGQAQWAKTRYGIATQTLPNGYCGLPVQKTCPHANACLTCPVFLTGPEFLPELREQRTRTLTLIDNAKSCGHSRMTEMNQQVADNLDRMIGEMEEGHGEGEETADAG; encoded by the coding sequence GTGCCCATTGACGAGGAACTCGAAGCAGCTATACGCGAGCAACAACGCCGGATGCTGGACCGGTGGCCGGACGGGACGGTCTGCTTGTTTCCCCGCCAACGCGCCAACGTCTCGGGGAACCTCCCGCTGGCGGACGGCACTTACCGGCGGATGCTCGGCCGCTGGCTGGAGACCTGCGAGGTGCGTGACGAACACGGCCGGCCAGTACACCTGACACCCCATCAATGGCGGCATACCTTCGCCTGCCGACTCATCAACCGAGACGTCCCGCAAGAGGTTGTCCGCGTCCTCCTGGACCACGATTCGCACAAGATGACCTCGCACTACGCCAAGATCACCGACCAGACGGTGCGGCGGCACTGGGAACAGGCAACCAAGGTCAACATCAAGGGCGAACGCGTAGTCCTTGATCCCGACGGACCGCTCGGTCAGGCCCAGTGGGCCAAGACGCGCTACGGCATCGCCACCCAGACCCTACCCAACGGCTACTGCGGGTTGCCTGTTCAGAAGACCTGCCCACACGCCAATGCTTGTTTGACCTGCCCGGTCTTCCTCACCGGGCCGGAGTTTCTGCCGGAGCTCCGCGAACAGCGCACCCGCACCCTGACGTTGATCGACAACGCAAAGAGCTGTGGTCACAGCCGCATGACCGAGATGAACCAACAGGTCGCCGACAACCTCGACCGCATGATCGGCGAGATGGAAGAAGGTCACGGCGAGGGCGAGGAGACCGCGGATGCCGGCTGA
- a CDS encoding ATP-binding protein, with translation MSIMDTALRDALRALKLSGMLETLDARLAQAHGGELGHLEFLQTLCQDEITRRDTVAFQRRLLRAKFEHQVTLEEFDFSASPKLPAAQIRDLAALRWLHTGESVILFGPVGVGKTHVAQALGHLAIRQGANVRFAKTSRILADLAGGHADRTWDRHLRELVRPDVLILDDFAMRQLTAAQADDLYELVSDRQGRSLILTSKGS, from the coding sequence ATGAGCATCATGGACACCGCCCTGCGCGACGCGCTCCGCGCGCTGAAGCTCTCCGGCATGCTGGAAACCCTGGACGCCCGCCTCGCCCAGGCTCACGGCGGCGAGCTCGGACACCTGGAATTCCTCCAGACGCTCTGCCAGGATGAGATCACCCGCCGAGACACCGTCGCGTTCCAACGCCGCCTGCTCCGGGCGAAGTTCGAGCATCAGGTCACCCTGGAGGAGTTCGATTTTTCGGCCTCGCCGAAACTCCCGGCCGCCCAGATCCGCGACCTGGCGGCCTTGCGCTGGCTGCACACCGGAGAGTCCGTCATTTTGTTCGGGCCGGTCGGTGTCGGGAAGACACACGTCGCCCAGGCGCTGGGGCATCTGGCGATCCGGCAGGGCGCGAATGTCCGCTTCGCCAAGACCAGCCGCATCCTGGCGGACCTGGCCGGTGGCCACGCGGACCGCACCTGGGACCGACACTTGCGCGAGCTGGTACGTCCCGACGTGCTCATCCTCGACGACTTCGCGATGCGCCAGCTCACCGCGGCCCAGGCCGACGACCTCTACGAACTGGTCAGCGACCGCCAGGGCCGGTCGTTGATCCTGACCAGTAAGGGCTCGTAG
- a CDS encoding antitoxin MazE7 — protein MAGIEIDDTTRDALQSLADAAGLPLDGYLAQVADEKRRERALADGAEIFRRVTGDPDTVAAFDAEYGGPAQAEHAPRAA, from the coding sequence ATGGCTGGCATCGAGATTGACGACACCACCCGGGATGCGCTGCAGTCCCTAGCCGACGCGGCTGGACTGCCGCTCGACGGCTATCTGGCCCAGGTAGCCGACGAGAAGCGGCGCGAGCGTGCGCTGGCCGATGGCGCCGAGATCTTCCGCCGGGTGACCGGCGACCCGGACACGGTCGCGGCCTTCGACGCCGAGTACGGCGGCCCGGCGCAAGCCGAGCACGCCCCTCGGGCAGCCTGA
- a CDS encoding toxin Doc, whose product MPAEYYVDYRWFLERQAELLDDLSVNDYSVFVGLAARHKVDPPRHDQHQPDAFWRAAVMLEECILLRPLPTRNELYGFGVAVAYLGLHGERVNTKFEEWRKLIADIRALQLDSYDIAERLRSLRQPSS is encoded by the coding sequence GTGCCTGCCGAGTACTACGTCGATTACCGGTGGTTCCTGGAACGGCAAGCGGAGCTGCTGGACGACCTCTCGGTCAACGACTACTCCGTGTTCGTAGGCCTTGCGGCCCGACACAAGGTCGACCCACCCCGCCATGACCAGCACCAGCCCGACGCATTCTGGCGGGCAGCGGTGATGCTGGAGGAGTGCATCCTGCTGCGCCCGCTGCCCACCCGCAACGAGCTGTACGGCTTCGGTGTGGCCGTCGCCTACCTGGGCCTGCACGGGGAGCGAGTGAACACGAAGTTCGAGGAGTGGCGCAAACTGATCGCGGACATCCGTGCCCTGCAGCTCGACTCGTACGACATCGCCGAGCGGCTCCGATCCCTGCGCCAACCCTCCAGCTGA
- a CDS encoding N-acetyltransferase, whose translation MNDRIAYRRTRDVEKVRELIVGIHVEVRGEFGLMDRPFYQRERFNERLTAYSSRPGWEAVVGYQGEEPVGYVFAVPLGEDTGWWSAEREPLAAKYVTEDGTRTLALNEILVRRQWRGAKGKGAAHALHEELLSQRQEKRVTLLVNPALSEGRLKVVYESWGYKQIGTQQPFDDSPVFATMMRDPLR comes from the coding sequence ATGAACGACAGGATCGCTTACCGTCGGACCCGTGACGTAGAGAAGGTCCGGGAACTCATTGTCGGGATCCACGTCGAAGTGCGTGGAGAGTTCGGGCTGATGGATCGGCCCTTCTACCAGCGTGAGCGGTTCAACGAGCGGCTGACGGCGTACTCGTCCCGCCCCGGCTGGGAGGCCGTCGTCGGATATCAGGGCGAGGAACCAGTCGGATACGTCTTCGCCGTGCCGCTCGGCGAGGACACCGGATGGTGGTCTGCCGAACGCGAGCCCCTCGCCGCCAAGTACGTGACGGAAGACGGCACGAGGACCCTGGCCCTCAACGAGATACTCGTACGCCGACAGTGGCGGGGAGCCAAGGGCAAGGGGGCTGCGCATGCCCTGCACGAGGAGCTGCTGTCGCAACGCCAAGAGAAGCGCGTCACACTGCTGGTCAATCCAGCGCTTTCCGAGGGGCGCCTCAAGGTTGTGTACGAGTCCTGGGGCTACAAGCAGATCGGTACTCAGCAGCCGTTCGACGACTCGCCGGTCTTCGCGACGATGATGCGGGACCCGCTGCGTTAG
- a CDS encoding Tat pathway signal protein, translated as MPEARNDTFASWLHEHGVPVGELTSLVNTAISDLTGRYGTVHDRHIYKLLSGEHRSPNALMKAALHKVTGRTAAELGFVPRGKQNSDSPAPEDDPVYRRAFLAAATAAGASLTAPSATQRRLGSADVDRMNAKLAAVVSMDNKYGGTAELQRHAAGLAEETVRLQNSHAASNRIRSELYGVAAAFTASAMWAAIDGRRLDEAEPYLNQAVTLAGLANNRHVLFRVWGHAGIMYRHLGRPADAIAAAEAARATSITRSDPLYASLALARLATFHADAGDERSALRSISLAQASYNRADQTKHRPPWMGFYDQAELDSLATFAHLRLMKWEDAERHAHRCLAALQPDLERNRALTHANLALAQLGQGDIEPAVTAARTVPAGMVGHGRISMLLHKFTTQLTSVAPRSPETTAWLEHRKAAA; from the coding sequence ATGCCGGAAGCACGGAACGACACGTTCGCATCGTGGCTGCACGAGCACGGAGTGCCAGTGGGGGAGCTAACGTCCCTGGTCAACACGGCAATCAGTGATCTGACAGGTCGCTACGGAACAGTGCACGACCGGCACATCTACAAGCTGCTTAGCGGGGAGCACCGGTCGCCCAATGCACTGATGAAGGCAGCGCTCCACAAAGTGACGGGCCGAACAGCCGCAGAGTTAGGCTTCGTTCCCCGGGGAAAGCAGAACTCAGATTCCCCAGCACCCGAGGACGACCCCGTGTATCGACGCGCTTTCCTGGCCGCGGCCACCGCCGCAGGCGCTTCACTGACCGCGCCCTCCGCCACGCAACGCCGGCTTGGATCGGCCGACGTGGACCGGATGAATGCCAAGTTGGCGGCCGTCGTCAGTATGGATAACAAGTACGGGGGCACGGCGGAGCTCCAACGGCACGCCGCCGGGCTCGCCGAGGAGACTGTGCGCCTGCAGAACTCTCATGCCGCATCCAACCGCATTCGGTCCGAGCTGTACGGTGTCGCGGCCGCATTCACGGCGAGCGCCATGTGGGCCGCTATCGACGGCCGGCGCCTCGACGAGGCAGAGCCCTACCTCAACCAGGCCGTCACTCTTGCTGGCCTGGCCAACAACCGTCACGTCCTCTTCCGGGTATGGGGCCATGCCGGGATCATGTACCGGCACCTTGGCCGTCCCGCCGATGCCATTGCTGCCGCTGAAGCGGCCCGTGCGACGTCTATCACTCGCAGTGACCCGCTGTACGCTTCTCTGGCGCTGGCGCGACTCGCGACCTTCCACGCCGACGCGGGAGACGAGCGCAGTGCGCTCCGGTCGATCAGTCTCGCGCAGGCCAGCTACAACCGGGCCGACCAGACGAAGCACCGCCCGCCGTGGATGGGCTTCTACGATCAGGCGGAACTCGACAGCCTGGCCACCTTCGCTCACCTGCGGCTCATGAAGTGGGAGGACGCCGAACGTCACGCACACCGTTGCCTTGCTGCGCTGCAACCTGACCTCGAACGGAACCGCGCCCTGACGCATGCCAACCTGGCCCTCGCCCAGCTCGGTCAGGGCGACATCGAGCCAGCCGTCACGGCGGCTCGAACCGTTCCGGCTGGGATGGTTGGGCACGGTCGCATCTCCATGCTCTTGCACAAATTCACCACCCAACTCACGTCCGTGGCGCCGCGCAGTCCAGAGACCACTGCGTGGCTCGAGCACCGGAAGGCAGCCGCATGA
- a CDS encoding ATP-binding protein, with protein sequence MRRIAAARLRYCGLASMTDDVMIIVSELLTNAVLHSGSQDISLVITVQGGFLRVTVTDGMPGTATRRQGGTHSESGRGLHLVQAIAEVNNGTWGTDNAGATTWCTLAVSAQERP encoded by the coding sequence ATGCGCCGGATCGCCGCCGCACGACTCAGGTACTGCGGACTGGCCTCAATGACGGACGACGTCATGATCATCGTCTCCGAGCTCCTGACCAATGCCGTCCTGCACAGCGGCAGCCAGGACATCAGCCTTGTCATCACGGTCCAGGGCGGCTTCCTGCGCGTCACCGTCACGGACGGAATGCCGGGCACCGCCACCCGCCGGCAAGGGGGCACTCACAGCGAATCAGGGCGCGGCCTCCACCTCGTCCAGGCCATCGCGGAGGTAAACAACGGGACGTGGGGCACCGACAACGCCGGCGCCACCACCTGGTGCACTCTGGCCGTTTCGGCACAGGAACGACCATGA